A part of Neodiprion pinetum isolate iyNeoPine1 chromosome 4, iyNeoPine1.2, whole genome shotgun sequence genomic DNA contains:
- the LOC124217301 gene encoding cuticle protein-like, with protein MAFKLVVLACVLAAANAGVLSPVQYAVPQAHYAPSIAVASHAITSQSDNILRSPGNLAQVATQQKTITTPYSSSSKSDVRVSNPSVYTTTAYAAPVSYAHPAPVAYAAAPAYTHAAAPAYAHAAAPAYAHAAAPAGLLGVAYSPAVAVSHMTYSSPVGISYAWFPEYKTPDRRQPEHHFSVTDHSAERSLKKYLKMAFKVIILCATLAVANAGFYSGLHAAPAAAITYGAPTLSYAAPAITSQSSNILRSPGNLAQISTYSKTIDTPYSSVSKSDVRVSNPAIYATSYTAPAAYATSYAAPAAYAYSAAPAVSHVSYSAPLSYAAPGPIIAKAAYAAPAPAYAYAAGPAPIIAKTAYAAPAALAYGAAPAVAAPGPVVAHATFSGLGASYAW; from the exons ATGGCATTCAAG CTCGTAGTTCTCGCCTGCGTTTTGGCTGCTGCCAACGCCGGTGTTTTATCCCCGGTACAATACGCCGTGCCCCAGGCCCACTACGCCCCAAGCATCGCAGTCGCCTCCCACGCGATCACCTCTCAGTCCGACAACATCCTGCGAAGCCCAGGAAACCTGGCCCAGGTAGCCACCCAGCAGAAGACCATCACCACCCCTTACTCGAGCTCCAGCAAATCTGACGTTCGCGTCAGCAACCCCAGCGTCTACACCACCACTGCCTACGCTGCCCCCGTCTCTTACGCTCATCCTGCCCCGGTTGCTTACGCCGCCGCCCCCGCCTACACTCACGCCGCCGCCCCCGCCTACGCTCACGCCGCCGCCCCCGCCTACGCTCACGCGGCCGCCCCAGCCGGTCTTCTTGGAGTCGCCTATTCTCCGGCCGTAGCTGTGTCCCACATGACCTACAGCAGCCCAGTCGGCATCTCCTACGCCTGG TTCCCTGAGTATAAAACACCCGATCGTCGTCAACCAGAGCATCACTTCTCAGTAACTGACCACAGCGCAGAACGaagcttaaaaaaatatctcaaaatGGCATTCAAG GTGATCATCCTCTGCGCCACCCTCGCGGTAGCCAACGCCGGTTTTTACAGCGGTCTTCACGCCGCCCCCGCAGCAGCCATAACCTACGGTGCACCGACCCTGAGCTACGCCGCCCCGGCGATCACCTCCCAGTCGTCCAACATCCTTCGCAGCCCGGGCAACCTCGCCCAGATCTCGACCTACTCGAAGACGATCGACACCCCCTATTCCAGCGTGAGCAAGTCCGACGTCCGCGTCAGCAACCCGGCGATATACGCCACCTCTTACACCGCGCCAGCTGCTTACGCCACATCCTACGCTGCACCAGCTGCCTACGCGTACTCAGCGGCACCAGCTGTGTCCCACGTGAGCTACTCGGCGCCCTTGTCCTACGCCGCCCCCGGCCCGATAATCGCTAAGGCTGCTTACGCCGCCCCCGCCCCCGCCTACGCCTACGCCGCTGGACCAGCGCCGATAATCGCGAAGACAGCTTACGCCGCCCCAGCTGCCCTGGCCTACGGAGCAGCTCCAGCTGTAGCCGCCCCCGGGCCGGTTGTGGCTCACGCGACTTTTTCCGGACTGGGTGCTTCTTACGCCTGGTAA